A window of Bactrocera dorsalis isolate Fly_Bdor chromosome 4, ASM2337382v1, whole genome shotgun sequence genomic DNA:
cgttcctactcttttgcaaaaatattaaaatactgtTTATAATACTGGGTGAATTAGGAGCGCTGTGAGGGAAAAACATTTGTAATCGAGACAGATGGTTTTTGACTGATTGGCAGCACCGCTATTATTCTATAGAAATGTCAGTTGAACGTGATTTCCAAACTTTACactgtttgtgttttttctttttcctccgctgttattgttatttggGAATCGTCTTTCGCTAATCGCTGTGATGCAATAGAAAGTGTTGTTGgcttttattgaataaattccGCAGGTGAAAGTGAAAATCGCAGccgtgaaaaaataaaacaaatatttttctatcaaAAGAGCAGAGAAAAGTGTGAAACTGTTTTCAAAACTAATGTGCAAAGTGTGAAAAATCGAAGTGTGTTTGACATGGAGCAATTGAATATAGTGAAAGATACATGAAGTAAAGGGTTATTCCATTTAGGTAATATGAGCTTACTTTAGAGGACTTTGAGATTTACACTTTGTATTGATCGGCGCTTTCATGTAGGCAATTATATATTTGCCGGTTGCATGACTTTCTTTACAGCAACGCTTACCGACCTCGCCGCAACCACTGACACAACTGCAGCACCTAACCTACAAAGAGCGATCGGGCGTAACCGAAGCAATGGTTGAGAGCGTatgaacaaatattaaatttctggtataaaataatataagacGCTCAAACAAAATGCAGGGCTTAATTCCAAAATGGTCAAACATTCGCGTGCTTCCCTTCCGTATGACTACCTCGCAAAAGGTAATTGCAATTAgtgtttacatatttaattataacgTATACTTGTATActaagtataattttttcacaaacagGTTGTTTTCTTCTCGCTAACGGCGGGCGTAGCCTTACTTGGTGTGCTCGCACGCTTTCTACGGCGCAGAAAACCACCGCGTCCGCCTCGTCGTACGCGCAAATATACCGGTCGACGCACACGAAACAGTATGCGCAGCCCTAATGATATGATATCTATAGCCGGTTCTAAGGCATCTGCACGTTCCGGCAGTCCACCAGGTTCTACGGTCGCTTATTCGGACCGTATGTCACTTGCGTCTGGATCCATTGGTGCTGGAGCACTAGTATCTACTACGCAAAGCCAGACAGGTGCTATAGTTGTACATCTAACCGCACAACAATTAGGTGTAATGGGCATGGAAGCTTTGGATACAGTTATAAATTATTGGGAAGATGCTTTAGCTGCGCACAATTCACCGGGTGGCGTGCCGGCATTACTTACCACTGCTGAAGAGTCTGAATTTTGTcgtgaaatacaaaatttacttgACATGGCCTACACGTTGCAGGAACAAAGTGAATTGCTATTCTTAGATCAGCGTTCCGTGCTATTTCGGGACGAACCGTCTATAGATGAGCTGGAAGAAGATGGTCATGCGCTAGATGATGGCATAGAGGACGACAAACGTTCACACAGATCAATTATGAGTCGCACCGGTTCCGATCCAAATTTCGATTCGGCTGAAAGTTTTGCTTCGGCATTAGACCAAGTGGCCGATATGCGCGATTTTGAGGAATTCGTAGACACCTCGTATGATCAATATCCATTATACAATGCAGCGTTGAAACATCACGACGAAACGCCTATACCTTACCGCACTATACGCACTGATCTGGTGAACTGTTCCAGTGACACGGAATATTTGGTGAAATTGCACTGCGTGCGTTTAGCATTTCAATATTTGTTCAAGGTTAGTGCCTCGAAACTGAcgtgtacatatttgtaaagtTTGATATTTACATGTATCTTTTTCAGGATCCAGCAATTGGTCAATGGGTCTGCGACACAGGACGTCAAATACTTACCGACCTACTATGTCTGGGCGATAAGGACACTAAGGAATTTCTCGTTGGTTACGAGGATATGGTGAACTATTTGCAAAATCCGAGTAATTGGGATGAGATACAAAAGGAACTGGAGGCGCGTAATGTCAAAGCGATGACTTTTTATGACATTTGCTTGGACTTCATTGTGTTAGACTCATTTAGAGATCTAGATGCGCCACCCGCCAGTGTTACGGCGGTTGTACAAAATCGTTTTCTCTCCAATGGATTCAAAGAAATGGTAAGTTATATAATGTTTATGCAAATTATGTATGTGGTTTGCTTGTGATATCTAACGCAAATACACGCTTAACAACGGAGTCTGCAAAATACAAACAttacacgcatatacatatcttcaaATATATGATAAGAAAGCGCGTACTTATtgttaaagcaacaaaaatattgtataaaagcCGCACGCATATTTGCCGCTATCTGCTTTGCTGCTGTCATAAGTTTGAAACCACTGttactttgaaaatattgcatatttttaggcgctcATTTTAAACATTCTCTCTTGCAGGCACTCAGCACCGCAGTTTGGTCTGTGCTAAAAGCCAAAAAACATGGACTCAAATATACTAACGGATTTATGGCTCACTTTTATGTAATCTCAGAGCAATTATCACCACTCATGGCCTGGGGTTTCTTTGGACCCGATGAAAATTTGCGCGACATTTGCCATTACTTCCGCGATCAAATGCTGGGCTTTCTAGCCGACATATTTAGTTTTCAAGCCAGCCGTTATACAACTGTCGAAGAGTTT
This region includes:
- the LOC105223690 gene encoding mitoguardin, giving the protein MQGLIPKWSNIRVLPFRMTTSQKVVFFSLTAGVALLGVLARFLRRRKPPRPPRRTRKYTGRRTRNSMRSPNDMISIAGSKASARSGSPPGSTVAYSDRMSLASGSIGAGALVSTTQSQTGAIVVHLTAQQLGVMGMEALDTVINYWEDALAAHNSPGGVPALLTTAEESEFCREIQNLLDMAYTLQEQSELLFLDQRSVLFRDEPSIDELEEDGHALDDGIEDDKRSHRSIMSRTGSDPNFDSAESFASALDQVADMRDFEEFVDTSYDQYPLYNAALKHHDETPIPYRTIRTDLVNCSSDTEYLVKLHCVRLAFQYLFKDPAIGQWVCDTGRQILTDLLCLGDKDTKEFLVGYEDMVNYLQNPSNWDEIQKELEARNVKAMTFYDICLDFIVLDSFRDLDAPPASVTAVVQNRFLSNGFKEMALSTAVWSVLKAKKHGLKYTNGFMAHFYVISEQLSPLMAWGFFGPDENLRDICHYFRDQMLGFLADIFSFQASRYTTVEEFAEDILQHMKTRVNNIGVKFSQ